In a single window of the Paramisgurnus dabryanus chromosome 23, PD_genome_1.1, whole genome shotgun sequence genome:
- the kitlga gene encoding kit ligand a, which yields MKKSNIWICTCVHLLLYITVAAYSSEIGNPITDDIKKISLLKQNIPKDYKITVHYIPKEVSGMCWVKLNVFNLEVSLKGLMQKFGNISSNKDNIGTFVQILQEMRYHMGSGLEDSMLEFQCHYREEMWPTGMYFEFVEDFFNTANSSREAEDCEPLPCPTSTKTTTLTTTASPASRQHSTNEKHNRLPDDAEKGALLPKVVESSLMSLLAIPFIAVLFLLVWKIKSRRNAPQTERSAEEGPALFSGEESNVPPLDVEISEKNRLNIIRTV from the exons ATTTGGATATGCACCTGTGTCCATTTATTGCTGTATATTACAGTCGCTGCCTATTCCAGTGAAATAGGGAATCCCATTACAGATGACATCAAAAAAATTTCTTTGTTG AAACAAAATATTCCAAAAGATTACAAGATTACAGTACATTATATACCTAAAGAAGTG TCCGGCATGTGCTGGGTGAAgctaaatgtatttaacttgGAGGTGAGCTTAAAAGGCCTGATGCAGAAATTTGGGAACATATCTTCCAATAAAGATAACATAGGCACTTTTGTCCAAATTCTGCAAGAGATGCGATATCACATGGGAAGTGGCTTG GAAGATTCAATGCTAGAATTCCAGTGTCACTACAGAGAGGAGATGTGGCCCACAGGGatgtattttgaatttgtggAGGACTTTTTCAACACTGCCAATTCGTCCAGAGAAGCTGAGGACTGCGAGCCACTACCATGTCCCACAtccacaaaaacaacaacattaacCACGACAGCGTCGCCGGCATCGCGGCAGCATAGTACAAATG AAAAACATAACCGTTTGCCTGATGACGCGGAAAAAG GAGCGCTTCTTCCAAAAGTTGTGGAGAGCAGCCTCATGTCACTCCTCGCCATCCCATTCATTGCAGTCCTGTTTTTGTTGGTCTGGAAG ATTAAATCTAGAAGAAATGCCCCTCAAACCGAACGGAGTGCAGAAGAAGGCCCCGCCCTTTTCTCTGGAGAGGAATCGAATGTACCTCCATTAGATGTGGAGATATCTGAAAA AAACAGATTAAATATCATCAGGACAGTGTAA